TGTCCGCACTTGGTGCAGCTGTACTCATAAATGGGCATGATCAGACCTCGGTTGTGCTGGCCGTTCCCAGCAAGGGTTGCAGAGCGGCCACATTCTCAAACAGATAATAGTCCGTCAACTGGCAAAGTAAATGGCCGGCGGCGATGTGCGTTTCCTGAATAAGCGGGGTGCCCGCGTGGGGCACATCCAGCAGAATGTCGCACAGGGGCGCCATGGCCCCGCCGCCGTTGCCCGTAAAGCCCAGGGTGTGCAACCCTGCCTTGCGGGCCGCCTCCAGCGCTGCCAGCACGTTGGGGCTGTTGCCGGAGGTGGAAATGCCCACCAGCACGTCGCCCCTGCGGCCGAAGGCTTCCACCTGACGGGCGAAAACCCGGCTGAAGTCCAGGTCGTTGCCAATGGCGGTGAGGGCGGAGGTGTCTGTGGTCAGGGCCAGACCGGGCAGGGCTGGGCGGTCCATAAGAAAGCGGTTGACCAGCTCCGCAGCCAGGTGCTGCGCGTCCGCCGCGCTGCCGCCGTTGCCGCAGAACAGCACCTTGCCGCCGCCGGCCAGGCAGGCCGCCGTGCGCAGGGCGGCCTGGCGCAGGTCTTCTGCCCGCAAACGAAAAAATTCTTCACGCAGGCGCGCGCCGGCGGCCGCGTGCGCGGCGATGGTTTCCAGAGCGGTGTCGTGCATGGCCTTTCCTCTAGCAACAGGATGACGAAGTCACCATTCATATGTCAAAGCCCCGCCGCTGACAAGCACAGCGGGAACGGGCTTGCGGTTGGAGCGGCTATAACGTAGATTGCCTGCATGAAAAAACCACCGAGTCGCAACATCCTTCTGGTCTGTAAGGCCCGCCACGCGCAGGCTTTGGCATTGGGCGAAGAAATCGGCGCCTGGTTGCGTCAGCAGGGGCACAGGGCCTCGGTTATCACGGCCGAGAAGGATTCCCCCGCCTATGCGCAAGAGGATCTGAGCTTTGTGACTGTGCTCGGCGGCGACGGCACCATGCTGGGTGTGGCGCGCAGGCTGGTGGGGCGCAAGGTGCCGGTGCTCGGCATCAATTTTGGACGGGTGGGCTTTTTGACCGACGCCCAGCCGGAGCAGTGGCAGGACAAGCTGGTGGAGTGTCTGCACGGAGACGAGCCCGTGCGCGCCTGTATGGCCCTGACCTGGTCCGTGACCCGCCAGGGGAAAGACCTGGCCCACGGCCACGGCGTCAACGATGTGGTGTTGAGCCGCGGCTCCCTGGCCCGGCTGGTGAGCATGGAAATTGCCGTCAACGGCGTGCACATGGGGGCCCTGCGCAGCGACGGCGTAATCATCTGTACGCCCATCGGCAGCTCCGGCTACAGCGTATCCGCGGGGGGGCCTTTGCTTTATCCCTCCATGGACGCTCTGGGTCTTGTGCCTATCTGCCCTTTTTTGAATACCATTGCCCCGATGGTGTTTGATGGGAATACGTCTGTGACCATAGAAATACTGCAGGGTTCCACCGACTGTTATCTCACGGCGGACGGCCAGGAAGGCATGCTGCTGGAGCGCGGCGACGTGGTGCGGGTGGCGGGGCTGCCCGCTGCTGTGCAGTTTATGGGTGAAGGCACCTGCTTTTTTGAGCGGTTGCGTTCCCGCGGATTTGTGCTGCAGGGCGCGCCCGGCGGACTGAGCGGGGGCAGGGCATGAGCAACGGCTTCGCGGCGCCGGAGTCCGTGAGCCGCATCCGTCTTGGCCAGAATGATCGCTTTGACGCATGGCTTTACAGCATGCTCATTGACAACAACCTGGCCTTCCACATGAATCCCGACATCATCGCCAGCCCGGAACAGCTGGCCTTTATGGTGCATCTGGGGCAGGATCAGGTTTATCTGCCTTGTTCAGACGCCACCTTTGCCTTGCTCTGCGCCTCGCAAACACTGCCGGACCTGCGCCGACAGTATAACCGTTCCTGGCGCATCATCATGCGGCTGGTGCGTTCCTTTGGGCTGGACCGGCCCCGGCGGCAGCGGTTGCTGCAGTTTTGTCGCTACCGTTTCACGCAGTATGTGGCCCAGGGCACGCTTATTCCTTCGCGGCTGGTCAAACGTATGACCAATCTGGTGCTGGCGCAGGAGGGCGGACTGGACGACCCTTGGCGGGAGTGGCGGCGCGCCTCTGTCGGGCAGCAGCTGCAGCTGGCTGAGAGCCCGGCCGTCAGCAGTGCGCTGGGGGCCGTGCCTGAAGATTTTACCCCCGGCAACATGGACGAGGCTCGCGTCGCACTGGACTACGCCGAGCTGGTGCGCCTGCTTTGCCTTTCCGCCCATTCGCGGCGCTGGCTGGAGAGCGCCCCCACCGAAGAGGAAACGCGCGCGGCCTTTGCACAAGCCAGGGCCGTTGCCGACAGCCTGCGGGGGTATTTTGCCGCTGCGGCCCGCCGACAGAACACTGTGCTTTTTTTGTGCGACGCGGAGGGCGGTCTGGCCCTGGACCTGCTTATGGTCCGCAGCCTCATGCGCATGGGGCATCGGGTTATTTTTGCCGTCAAGGAAGGCTTCTATTTTTTTGCGCCCACAGTGGAAGACATGGTCAGCGACCCGGCCGTCCAGCCGCTGCTGCAGGGCGGCATCGTGCTGCACGACAACAACCTGGGCAAAAATGAGCTGCTGCGCCACTTGCGCGAACACCGCCTGGTGGTCATCAGCGACGGCACCCGCGAGCGGCTGAACCTTTACCGCGTCTCCGTCACTTTTTCCCGCGCCTGGAAGGAGGCGGACTGCGTGCTGGGCAAAGGCTGGCGCTGTGCGGACGTGTTGCTGGGCACGAGCCACAGTTTTACGCGCGACGTGCTCTGCTATTGGGTGGACGAGGCGGGCTTTCACCTCAGGCTGCGGCCCCACGCCCCAGGCGTGCGCAAATGCGGCGAGGCCGACATCACCAGCCATGCGGAAGGCATTATCGCCACCATGCGCGCGGCCAAGGCGCAGGGCCGCACGGTTATGTTTTACAGCTGCATTATCGGCAGTATCCCCGGCGAAACGGCCACGGCCATTGCCTTGGTGCGGGCCTTTGTGGACAGTCTGCGCGAAAAAATGGA
This portion of the Desulfovibrio legallii genome encodes:
- a CDS encoding D-sedoheptulose 7-phosphate isomerase — protein: MHDTALETIAAHAAAGARLREEFFRLRAEDLRQAALRTAACLAGGGKVLFCGNGGSAADAQHLAAELVNRFLMDRPALPGLALTTDTSALTAIGNDLDFSRVFARQVEAFGRRGDVLVGISTSGNSPNVLAALEAARKAGLHTLGFTGNGGGAMAPLCDILLDVPHAGTPLIQETHIAAGHLLCQLTDYYLFENVAALQPLLGTASTTEV
- a CDS encoding NAD(+)/NADH kinase; translation: MKKPPSRNILLVCKARHAQALALGEEIGAWLRQQGHRASVITAEKDSPAYAQEDLSFVTVLGGDGTMLGVARRLVGRKVPVLGINFGRVGFLTDAQPEQWQDKLVECLHGDEPVRACMALTWSVTRQGKDLAHGHGVNDVVLSRGSLARLVSMEIAVNGVHMGALRSDGVIICTPIGSSGYSVSAGGPLLYPSMDALGLVPICPFLNTIAPMVFDGNTSVTIEILQGSTDCYLTADGQEGMLLERGDVVRVAGLPAAVQFMGEGTCFFERLRSRGFVLQGAPGGLSGGRA